A single genomic interval of Lathyrus oleraceus cultivar Zhongwan6 chromosome 7, CAAS_Psat_ZW6_1.0, whole genome shotgun sequence harbors:
- the LOC127107346 gene encoding uncharacterized protein LOC127107346, which translates to NAGGDAGSRSLATFQRENPPVFKGKHDPDVALGWLKEIERIFRVMDCTPAQKVRYGTHMLAVEADDWWLETHERLTVAGEDITWDVFRREFLRKYYPEDVRGKKEIEFLELKQGNMSVTDYAAKFVELSKFYPHYTGAGAEFSKCIKFENGLRSEIKKAVGYQKIRIFTELVDSCRIFEEDNNAHYKIVSDRKGKQHQSRGKPYDAPVGKGKQGAAPAQRTSRGGAPAGIVCFKCGQAGHKSNVCTAEVKRCFRCGKTGHAMADCKHKEMICFNCGEEGHIGSQCQKPKKSRTCFIYGTPLITIIDTGATHCFISANCARRLGLKLSALDGELIVETPAKGSVTTSLVCLKCPLSIFDRDFYVDLVCLQLDGMDVILGMNWLEYNYVHINCHHKSVRFSTPEEEGVDLLPFRELRKLMKEGAQMFSLMATLSVESKAKIEELLVVKEFPEVFPDEIPSVPPEREVEFTIDLVPGTRPVSMKKEGSMRLCIDYRQLNKVTIKNKYPLPRIDDLMDQLVGACVFSKIDLRSGYHQIRVKDEDIQKTAFRTRYGHYEYSVMPFGVTNAPGVFMEYMNRIFHTYLDHFVVVFIDDILIYSKSEGEHQEHLRLVLEVLRDKKLYAKLSKCEF; encoded by the exons aatgctggtggagatgctggatcacgtagcttggcgacttttcaaagagagaatccgccggtgtttaaagggaagcatgatccagatgtagccttgggatggttgaaagagattgagagaatcttccgtgttatggattgcactccagctcagaaggttcggtatggtactcacatgctagcagtcgaagctgatgactggtggctagagactcacgagaggttgaccgtggcaggtgaagacattacttgggatgtattccgtagggaatttctgagaaagtattatccggaagatgtccgtggtaagaaggaaattgagttccttgagctgaagcaaggaaacatgtctgtcactgattatgctgcgaaatttgtggagctgtccaaattttatcctcattacactggtgctggtgctgaattttcaaagtgcatcaagtttgagaacggattgcgctctgagattaagaaggctgttgggtatcagaagatacgcatttttactgaactggttgatagctgcaggatatttgaagaggacaataatgctcattacaagattgtcagtgaccgcaagggaaagcagcatcaaagtcgtggcaagccgtatgatgccccagtgggaaaagggaaacaaggagctgctccggctcagaggactagtaggggaggtgctcctgctggtatagtttgcttcaaatgtggtcaggctggtcataagagtaatgtatgcactgctgaagtaaagaggtgttttcgctgtggtaagactggtcatgcaatggctgattgcaagcacaaggaaatgatttgttttaattgtggcgaagaagggcatattggaagtcagtgtcagaagccaaagaaatctc gtacatgtttcatatatggtactcctttaattactattattgataccggtgctacccactgttttatttctgctaactgtgctcgaagactgggtttaaaattgtccgctttggatggtgaattgattgttgagaccccagctaagggatcagtaactacttctttggtatgtttaaaatgtcctttgtcgatcttcgatagagatttctatgttgatttagtatgtttgcagttggatgggatggatgtaattcttggtatgaactggttagagtataattatgttcatataaattgtcatcataagtcggtgaggttttccactcctgaagaggaaggagttgacttattacctttcagagaattgcgaaaattgatgaaagagggagctcagatgttttctttgatggcgacgttgtcggttgaaagtaaagctaagatagaggaactgttagtggtgaaagaattccctgaagtttttcctgatgaaattcctagtgtgccgccagagagggaagttgaatttactattgatctggtacctggtactaggcctgtttcgatg aagaaagagggtagtatgaggctttgtattgattatagacaattgaataaagtaacgatcaagaataagtatccactaccgaggatagatgatttgatggaccaattagtgggtgcttgtgtgttcagtaaaattgatttgagatcgggctatcatcagatcagagtgaaagatgaagacatccagaagacagcgttcagaactcggtatggacattatgagtattctgtgatgcctttcggtgtgactaatgcgccgggagtatttatggaatacatgaatcgtattttccatacttatctggatcattttgtggtagtatttattgatgatattttgatttactctaagtccgaaggagagcaccaggaacatttgagattagtattggaggttttgagagataagaaattgtatgcgaagttgtccaagtgtgagttt